The region CTCGCAAAACAGTTTCGGGCGATTCTCCCGTTTTCTTAGTGCGTAAATATAGACATTCAACATTTGCCAGTCGGCAATAATCAAAGAACGCTTCATGCGGCGGTAAATATCTTCGTCAAATGCGCCTTCTCGGATTCCCGAGGCCATAAACTCATAATTGTTCAGAATATCCAATATTGCATGATTGGCATCTTCATTTTCCAAAAGAGGTGCACCGCCGATAGAATCGAAATTGACACAATCTTGTTTCATGCGTGCATAAGCACGACGGGACTGTATCAGGTTGGCATCCTTTCTGTCTGCCATAACGGCATCAATTGTTGCCCTTTGCCGCCATTGGGTATCATGGCTGTTATTTTGTTTCCGTAATGCTTTGAGCTGCCAGCCTGCAAAGACCGCAGATGCAATAATGGCTACTGTTTGAACCCAGTAGCCAATCGGTTGACCTAAAAACATATGTTTCCCCTAAAATCAGAAGTCCCAGCCTTCCGAATAAACCATAGTCATATTTTTCCTTTCTAATGCGTATGCATAAGTGCATGGTTAAAATTATAGTAAATCTAAGGATCCTTTTCAAATGCTGTTAAACGCTTTCAATTTGGATCGAATACAGATTTGTCGAATATATTGTGCTTTTTCGGTAAATATCCAGATAAAATAACCATATTTAGTAATGTAAAAATTAATCGGTATTTAAAAACATGTCTGATTTTTCAGACGGCTTTTTTCATCCCCGTCTTTCGCAAAAAAAAACAGCGACTTAAATCAATATATAGTAGATTTTACGCATAATATACATTAAAATACACAATATATTGTATTTGTGGATTTATCATGAACAGCACGCAGAACCTGCGCCGCAGCCTGATTGCCAAAATCAAAATCGCGCAAAAGGAGCTGGG is a window of Neisseria yangbaofengii DNA encoding:
- a CDS encoding DUF4760 domain-containing protein → MFLGQPIGYWVQTVAIIASAVFAGWQLKALRKQNNSHDTQWRQRATIDAVMADRKDANLIQSRRAYARMKQDCVNFDSIGGAPLLENEDANHAILDILNNYEFMASGIREGAFDEDIYRRMKRSLIIADWQMLNVYIYALRKRENRPKLFCEFEWLAKKWEEEK